A region from the Negativicoccus succinicivorans genome encodes:
- a CDS encoding 5-formyltetrahydrofolate cyclo-ligase, with protein sequence MPEMTAAQAQKKALRRPLLEQRHHFEPALVSRAICERITASAMFRDANVIFGYLAMPQEINIDPVLRAALAEGKTVAVPKLTATLGIMDAVELTSWDNLALNRWEIREPRDTAVIDPSEFDLVLAPGLAFTRNGARLGMGGGYYDRWLVHTNAKTLGICAEAFLVTQIPLTPNDVTVDAVVTETAWYTAR encoded by the coding sequence ATGCCTGAAATGACAGCGGCGCAAGCGCAGAAAAAAGCGTTGCGCCGTCCTCTTTTGGAACAACGGCATCACTTTGAGCCCGCTTTAGTCAGCCGCGCTATTTGTGAGCGCATCACGGCGTCCGCGATGTTTCGCGACGCGAACGTTATTTTCGGGTATTTGGCGATGCCGCAGGAAATCAATATTGATCCGGTGCTCCGCGCCGCGCTCGCCGAAGGGAAAACCGTCGCCGTGCCGAAACTCACGGCCACGCTCGGCATCATGGACGCGGTCGAGCTGACTTCATGGGATAATTTGGCGCTGAACCGCTGGGAGATTCGCGAACCGCGCGACACCGCGGTGATCGATCCGAGTGAATTCGACTTGGTGTTAGCTCCCGGCTTGGCATTCACACGCAACGGAGCGCGCCTGGGCATGGGCGGCGGTTACTATGACCGCTGGCTGGTACATACAAATGCAAAGACACTCGGTATTTGCGCCGAGGCCTTTCTCGTCACGCAGATTCCGCTTACGCCGAATGACGTAACGGTAGATGCGGTAGTCACGGAGACCGCCTGGTACACCGCGAGGTGA